GTTTTCTTGTCCCCGGCATGCCCATGGAAGGTACGGGTGGGCGAGAATTCGCCCAGCTTGTGGCCGACCATGTTCTCAGTGACAAACACGGGGATGAACTTCTTGCCGTTATGCACGGCAAAAGTGAACCCCACCATTTCCGGCAGAATCGTGGACCGGCGCGACCAGGTCTTGATCACCCGGCGGTCCGAGTTGGCGTTGGCCAATTCCACTTTCTTTTCAAGGTGCCCATCAACAAAAGGGCCCTTTTTCAACGATCTTGGCATATCTGGCTCCTACCTACTTGCTGCGCCGGGTAACAATGAGCTTGCCCGAAGCTTTCTTACGGTCGCGGGTCTTGTAGCCCTTGGTCGGCTTGCCCCAGGGGGTCACGGGATGGCGGCCGCCGGAGCTTCTGCCTTCGCCGCCGCCCAGGGGGTGGTCAACGGGGTTCATGGCAACGCCGCGCACTTTGGGGCGGCGGCCCAGCCAGCGGTTACGGCCGGCTTTGCCCAGAGCGATGTTTTCGTGCTGGATGTTCCCGACCTGGCCGATGGTGGCAAGGCCGGTGGCCAGCACTTTGCGCACTTCGCCGGAAGGCATGCGGAGAAGCGCGTATTTGCCTTCCTTCGCGACCATCTGGGCGTAGGTGCCGGCGGCGCGGCAGAACTGGCCGCCGCGGCCCGGGTGCAGCTCGATGTTGTGGATGAGCGTGCCCACGGGAATCTTCGCCATGATGAGCGAGTTGCCGGGCTTGATGTCCGCGCCTTCGCCGGCGATGACGGTATCGCCCACATTCAGGCCCACCGGGGCGAGGATGTAGCGCTTTTCGCCGTCCAGATAGTGCAGCAGCGCGATGCGGGCCGAGCGGTTCGGGTCGTATTCGATGGTCGCGACTTTCGCGGCGATGCCCTGCTTGTCCCGCTTGAAATCAATAATGCGGTACAGGCGCTTGTGCCCGCCGCCTCTGCGGCGGCTGGTCACGCGGCCGTAGTTGTTGCGGCCGGACTTTTTGGTCAAACCTTCGGTCAGGCTTCTTTCAGGCGTGGTGCGGCTCACTTCATCAAAAGTGGACACCATCTGAAAGCGCCGACCGGCGGAGGTGGGTTTCAGCTTACGCACAGCCATGATCAGACTCCCTCGAAGAATTCGATCTTCGCGCCTTCAGCCAGGGTCACGTAGGCTTTCTTGTAGCCGGAAACCCTGCCCACAACGCGGCCCTGGCGCTTTCTGTCGCCGGGCTTTTTGCACACGACGCGCACATCCGTGACCTTCACGTTGAACGCTTTTTCAACGGCGTTCTTGATCTCGATCTTGTTGGCGCGAGAGTTGACGAAAAACGCCACCTGGTTGGCTTCGTCCTTCATGGACGTTGCCTTTTCCGACACCAGGGGCCGGATGATGATTTGCGAATAATCCATGACCAACCTCTACTTAAGCCGCGCCGTCAGGGGCTCGACCGCGCCCTCGAGGAGGACGAGCTGGGGGTGAACAAGGATGGTGTACACGTTGAGCTGGTCCGGCGTAGTTACGGTGATGCCGGGGATGTTCCGGGCGGAACGTTCCAGGGCTTCGTCATACGCCGGGACAACCACCAGGGCTTTACCGAGCTCAAGAGCTTTGGCGACGGAGGCGAAGTGCTTGGTCTTCGCTTCCGGCAGCTCAATGGATTTCACCACCATGATATTCTGGTCGAACTGACGCGCGGAAAGCGCCATTTTCATGGCCAGCGCCCGAACCTTCTTATTGACCTTGAAGGAGTAGTCGCGCGGCTGGGGACCAAAGGTCACGGCACCGCCCGTCCAGATGGGCGAGATGTTGGAGCCGGAACGGGCGCGGCCCGTGCCTTTCTGGCGCCAGGGCTTCACGCCGCCGCCCTTCATCATGGAGCGGGTCAGCGTGGAGTGGGTGCCGGCGCGTTTCGCCGCGCGGATGGACCGCACCACCAGGTTCAGAATTTCGGGGCGGACCGGCACTTCAAACACTTCGGGGGCCAGGGTCATTTCCCCGGCTTCCTGCTTCGCTTGATCGTATATTTTTACAACAGCCATTGTGTCGCCCTCTCCTAGTACTTACGCACCATGACCAGGCCATTGACGGGACCGGGAACGGGCCCTTTGACCAGGATCAGGTTTTCTTCAGGCCGGACGTCAAGAACCATGATGCTCTCCACGGTGACGTTGCGGGCACCCATGTGACCGGCCATTTTTTTGTTTTTCCACACCTTGCCGGGCTCGGTGTTGTTCCCGATGCCGCCCGCGGAACGGTGCGTTTTTTCCGTACCGTGGGATGCGGATTCGCCCCTGAAGTTCCAGCGCTTCATGGCGCCGGCATAGCCTTTGCCGATGCTCGTGCCGGAAATCTTCACAAAGTCGCCGGGCGCGAAGATACCGACGGTCAGGGCATCGCCCACGGCCTGTTCGGCCGCACCGTCGAGGCGGATTTCGCGCAGAACGCGGTATTTTCCTTCACCGGCTTTCGCGAGATGACCCAGCTCAGGCTTGGTGAGGTGTTTGTCCTTGGCGTCGACGTACCCGATCTGGATGGCGTCGTAGCCGTCTGAATCGCGCCCTTTCACCTGCACGACAGAGCAGGGGCCGGCGGAAATCGCGGTCACGGCAACGGACACGCCGTCGCCCGTGAACACACGGAGCATGCCGAGCTTGCGGCCTAAAATTCCAAGATTAGCAGCCATGACTCACGCTCCCTACAGTTTGATTTCAACGTCAACACCGGCAGGCAGGGAGAGCTTGCCAAGGGCGTCCACGGTTTGCTGGGTCGGCTCAAGAATATCCATCAGCCGCTTGTGAATACGCATTTCAAACTGTTCACGCGACTTTTTGTCGACGTGCACAGAGCGGTTCACCGTATACTTATGGATGTTGGTGGGCAGGGGGATGGGCCCCGCTATGCCCGCGCCGGTGTTCTTCGCCGTATCCACGATTTCGGCCACAGCCTTATCCAGGATGCGGTAATCGTAAGCCTTGAGCTTGATTCTGATACGATCACTGCTGACAGTTGTCATTGTTGCATACTCCATTCTCAGGAAAACATTCCGGCTATGCCGGAGCCTCGTTCAAGCACCTGGTGGACAAAACGACAAAAGCCGCCTTTTGAGGGGCGGCGGCAATCTTCGTTATTCTTGTTTGGAAAGCCAATAGCCAAACCGGCTGTGTCAGCTTTCACCGCGAATGCGAAGATCACCAAGCGTTGTCGCCAGCCTGGCCCCGGTCACGAAGACCGGTCAGGTGGTGCGGCGTTACCGGGGATTGCGGTTCCACGCAATACAGCCCCAAGTATGCTCTACGCCTTACAGCCTTATGCCAAGGCTGGAACGGCAAGACATTTTCACGGCATTGGTAACGCCTGCAAATGTCAAACCTGGTTGGCTTATGTACAACCAGGCGCATCAGGACGGGCTCGACCCGCCCTTCCCCTGGCGCGACAGGGGGAAATTCCCACGCCAAGCCATGGAGCCTGACGCGAGAGGGCAAAATACACACACGCCACCGCGCGGTCAAGCAGTTTTTTATTTTTTTCCGGCAAAATTTTTCCGGGCCGCAATGCCCTCCCCGCCGGATTAGAAATAAACTTTGCCGATCCCGGAGACTCCGGACGAAAAAGACTGTACAGTGGCACTCCATATAAGAGAGGTGATGCCCGCAAAGCGGCGGCGCCCCAGAAAGCCGCCCCGGGTTGCCCTCATGGGCGTTGCGACACTGCGATTCAGGATTCTTCTCAAAACGGTGTTTTTTTGGGGAAAAATTCTTTATTTTTGCCGGCGGGATGTTTTTTTCGCAAAGAAAAAAACAACTGGATATTTCTTTACCTTTTGGGCTATGGTTCATTGCGAAATGGCACACACTCGAAATGCAGCATCAAATTCGGAATGCTTACTGGTTTAAATCTGGACCAGAGAAACATTAGCCAGTGTCAATGAAGGGAAGGGCAATGGAAGATCATATTGTGATGGCTCTGGAAATTGTAAAAGCCCAGGCCGGATTTCGCAGCATGACGGAAGAGGAAATCTGCGCCATGGTCCGCAGCGTTTCCGCCGCTATCAAAAAGCTGCTCGCCGACGGCAAGAGTATGGATACCCTGCATGTTGAACGCGCATCCGTTGACAGATCCCCGAAAGACAACTCCATCGTCTGCCTGGAATGCCTGAAGCCGTTCAAGATGCTCACCCACAAACATATGGCCACGCACGGGTTGACGCCGGAGGAGTACCGCGCCAAATGGGGATACGCCAAGGACGCCCCCCTCGTGTGCAAGGCCCTGCAGCGGCTGCGCCGCAAAAAGATGAAAGACATAAAACTCTGGGAAAAACGCCGGAAGTCTCCGGCAGGGGTCGTGCCGGCCTGATTCCGCCGCCCTCTTGCGTCCCGAGCATGAAACTAAAAATCCGCCGGGATCCCCCGGCGGATTTTTAGCGTGTCTTTTACTTCTTTTCCAGCAGCTCTAAAATGGTATCATCTTTTATGATGAACGCCATTCTCGACCCGTCCGGGTTGCTCACCGGGCCGAAAATAATCTGGTCCGCTTCCGCGAGGTAGGGTTCCGCGTCATCCACCTGAAACGCGACATGCGGGTTCTTGTGCATGATCTCAGGGAAAGGGCCGCCCTCCTCGAATTTCAGATACTCGATTTTGTAATCATAGTCGTCCGGGTTGCTCATCCACAATTTCATGGCGTCCACGTACACCATGCCCGGCTTTTTGTTGGTGACGGGAATGCCCATATGCAAATACTTCGCGCTCATAGCTCCTCCTGGATGGCTCTTGTCACGAGTGCAGTAACTCCAGATAAAGCGCATGGGCCTCGGCGGCCGAGAATCCTTCATGCACGACCTTGGCCACCGTCCGGCACATGGCTGCCGGCGATTCCGCCTGAAAGATGTTCCGGCCCATGTCCACCCCGCGTGCGCCCTCGGCAATGGCGCGGGCGCACATGGCGAGCGCCTCGGCCTCCGGCAGCTTCTTGCCCCCGGCGATGACGATGGGGACGGGGCAGGCCGCCGCCACGCGCTCGAACCCGTCGCAATAATAACTTTTAACGAGCTGCGCGCCGTTTTCCGCCAAAAGCCGGGTGGCCAGAAGGAAAAACTTCTCGTCCCGGACCATGTCCTTGCCCACGGCCACCACCCCGAGGGTGGGGATGCCGTAGTCCGTGCCCGCGTCCACGGTGCGGGCCAGGAGTTCCAGGGAGTTCTTTTCCCCGGGCGCGCCCACGAAGGTTTGCACGGCCATGCAGTCCGCGTGCATGCGAACCGCGTTCCGGATATCGCAGGCAATGCCCCCGCCCACGCTCATATCGTCATACAGCACCGAAGCGTCGTAATTGACGCGTAAACACACGGGCTTGCGCGATGCCGGAGACACGCAGGTGCGCAAAGCGCCCCGGGTTCCCATCAGCACGTCCACATGGGGGATGAGCGGCGGCACGGTGACGTCGAGCCGCTCAAGGCCCGCCGTTGGGCCCATGATATACCCGTGGTCAAAGGCCAGCATCACGGTGTTGCCGGAAACCGGGTTGAACATGCGGGCCAGTCTGCTCTTCATGCCCCAGTCGCAATGGGACGCACCTTTGACGAAAAACGCCTCGTCGTCCCGCGCCACACCCAGGTGGTAGTTTTTGGCAAGCTTGTTGCCTTGGGTATCTGCCATGATCCATCCTTGGTTGCGTCATTACGGGATGCCTCCGAAGACCAGAGGCATGCTCTTTCCGCGTTTACCTCTTGAAATACGGCGTATTGCAGGGCGCGTTCCACAGCCGCAGGAGTTCGTCATCCATGCGGGCCATGAACATCTGGAACCCGGCCTGTTCCTGAACCGTCAACAGTTCGCCGACGTAATTGGCGACGATCGTGACGCCCTTTGCCTTGAGCAGCTGCTCGCAGCGCCGGTACAGGATGAACAGTTCCATCAGCGTGGTGGCGCCGGTTCCGTTCAGGATCAGCATCACCTTTTCGCCGTTCGTGATGGCAAGATCGGCGAGAAGCCCGTTAATCATGATTTCCGCGGTCTCGTCCGCCGTTTTCATGGACTGGCGCCCGCCGCCGCCCTCGCCGTGCTGGCCCATGCCGATTTCCATCTCGTCCTCGCCGAGATCCGCCAGCATGGACCCTGTGGACGGATGGGTGGCGCCGCGCACGGCAACGGCCAGAGTAGCCATGTTGTCGGCAAACCGCTGGGCGACGGCCGCGACGTCTTCGAGGGATCTGCCCTCGGCAGCGGCGGCGCCGGCTATCTTGTAGGTGGGAATGCAGCCCACGAGGCCCCGGCGGTCATCCGCATTGTCCCGCGTGGCGTTGGAAACGTCCTCCTGGGTAACGATCTTGACGACCTTAAGGTTTTGCTTTGCCGCTTCCTTCATGGTCAGGTTGCCTGTCAGCATATCCCCGGCGTGGTTGAGCACGATGTACAAAACGCCCTTGCCCTTGTCCGCCAGCTTGATGGCGTCGACGCAGGCCTGGGGGCCGGGAGCGGCGAAAATGTCGCCCACGACCGAGACGTCCACCATGCCTTCACCCACAAACCCGCTGATGGCGGGCTCGTGCCCGGCCCCGCCCTGCGTGACGATGGTGACTCTTTTGGCGTCTTTGAGCTTGTTGTTCACCACCATCCTGTCGGGCACCAGGGATACGGTATCGCGGTTTGCCGCCACGAACCCTTCCAGAAGTTCGACTGTCAGGTTCTCGGGCGCATTGATAAATTTCTTCATTTTCATCCGGGCATCCTCCTCGCCGTTGTTTGCGATGATTGTATGAAAGAACGTCTCCGTCCGGAAAGCCCCTGGCCCGTGCGGACAAAAGACAAGACAGCCCTGATCCCGCGCCGCGCCACGCGGCCGGGAACCGTCACCATGCAGGCGGCCTCCCGTTTCACGCGGAAAATCCTTCGGACAGGCCCTGGAAGAACAGGGCCGTGCTGCACGCGCCCGCATCCCGTGTTCCCAAAGTTTTGTCGCCGTAGCTCCTGGCCCGGCCGAACCTGGAAACAAGCCCCTCGGTGGCCTCGGCGCCGGCCGCCGCGGCGCGGGCGGCGGCGGCCAGTATCAGCCCGAAATCGTCCTCCGCCGCCACGGCGGCGTCCACAGCCGGGATAAGGGCGTCCATCATGGTCTTGTCGCCGGTCCTGGCCTTGGTTATGGCAAAAAGCCCGTCCCGGCTCTCGCGCAACATGGCCTTGAGCATGGTGGCGTCAATCGCCGCCGCGCCGTCCAGCGGCCCGGCAAGGGAGCCGATGAGCGTCCCGTACAGGGGGCCCGCGCTGCCGCCGCCGATGGCCATGATACCGTCGCCCAGCGCGGCGAGGAACTCCCCGACGGGTTGCCCGTCCCAACCGGCGACGCTGGAGTCGATCAGGTTGGCTATTTTGCCGATGGTCACGCCATGGTCTCCGTCGCCGAAACGGGAATCGATATCGCTGAGCAACGCCTGGTGCTCACGCCACAGCGCTGCCGCGCGAAGCAGCATTGCCGCCAGTTGTGGCTTGGA
The DNA window shown above is from uncultured delta proteobacterium and carries:
- the rpsS gene encoding 30S ribosomal protein S19 (Evidence 2a : Function of homologous gene experimentally demonstrated in an other organism; Product type s : structure), which translates into the protein MPRSLKKGPFVDGHLEKKVELANANSDRRVIKTWSRRSTILPEMVGFTFAVHNGKKFIPVFVTENMVGHKLGEFSPTRTFHGHAGDKKTKAGKK
- the rplB gene encoding 50S ribosomal subunit protein L2 (Evidence 2a : Function of homologous gene experimentally demonstrated in an other organism; PubMedId : 9531480; Product type s : structure) produces the protein MAVRKLKPTSAGRRFQMVSTFDEVSRTTPERSLTEGLTKKSGRNNYGRVTSRRRGGGHKRLYRIIDFKRDKQGIAAKVATIEYDPNRSARIALLHYLDGEKRYILAPVGLNVGDTVIAGEGADIKPGNSLIMAKIPVGTLIHNIELHPGRGGQFCRAAGTYAQMVAKEGKYALLRMPSGEVRKVLATGLATIGQVGNIQHENIALGKAGRNRWLGRRPKVRGVAMNPVDHPLGGGEGRSSGGRHPVTPWGKPTKGYKTRDRKKASGKLIVTRRSK
- the rplW gene encoding 50S ribosomal subunit protein L23 (Evidence 2a : Function of homologous gene experimentally demonstrated in an other organism; PubMedId : 10094780, 12809609, 3892488, 391594; Product type s : structure) produces the protein MDYSQIIIRPLVSEKATSMKDEANQVAFFVNSRANKIEIKNAVEKAFNVKVTDVRVVCKKPGDRKRQGRVVGRVSGYKKAYVTLAEGAKIEFFEGV
- the rplD gene encoding 50S ribosomal protein L4, whose amino-acid sequence is MAVVKIYDQAKQEAGEMTLAPEVFEVPVRPEILNLVVRSIRAAKRAGTHSTLTRSMMKGGGVKPWRQKGTGRARSGSNISPIWTGGAVTFGPQPRDYSFKVNKKVRALAMKMALSARQFDQNIMVVKSIELPEAKTKHFASVAKALELGKALVVVPAYDEALERSARNIPGITVTTPDQLNVYTILVHPQLVLLEGAVEPLTARLK
- the rplC gene encoding 50S ribosomal subunit protein L3 (Evidence 2a : Function of homologous gene experimentally demonstrated in an other organism; Product type s : structure), producing MAANLGILGRKLGMLRVFTGDGVSVAVTAISAGPCSVVQVKGRDSDGYDAIQIGYVDAKDKHLTKPELGHLAKAGEGKYRVLREIRLDGAAEQAVGDALTVGIFAPGDFVKISGTSIGKGYAGAMKRWNFRGESASHGTEKTHRSAGGIGNNTEPGKVWKNKKMAGHMGARNVTVESIMVLDVRPEENLILVKGPVPGPVNGLVMVRKY
- the rpsJ gene encoding 30S ribosomal subunit protein S10 (Evidence 2a : Function of homologous gene experimentally demonstrated in an other organism; PubMedId : 10094780, 12244297, 12809609, 3892488, 7007073, 7037196, 9298646; Product type s : structure) gives rise to the protein MTTVSSDRIRIKLKAYDYRILDKAVAEIVDTAKNTGAGIAGPIPLPTNIHKYTVNRSVHVDKKSREQFEMRIHKRLMDILEPTQQTVDALGKLSLPAGVDVEIKL
- a CDS encoding hypothetical protein (Evidence 5 : No homology to any previously reported sequences), whose product is MRRSPSVVASLAPVTKTGQVVRRYRGLRFHAIQPQVCSTPYSLMPRLERQDIFTALVTPANVKPGWLMYNQAHQDGLDPPFPWRDRGKFPRQAMEPDARGQNTHTPPRGQAVFYFFPAKFFRAAMPSPPD
- a CDS encoding Transcriptional regulator, MucR family, producing MEDHIVMALEIVKAQAGFRSMTEEEICAMVRSVSAAIKKLLADGKSMDTLHVERASVDRSPKDNSIVCLECLKPFKMLTHKHMATHGLTPEEYRAKWGYAKDAPLVCKALQRLRRKKMKDIKLWEKRRKSPAGVVPA
- a CDS encoding conserved hypothetical protein (Evidence 4 : Homologs of previously reported genes of unknown function); this encodes MSAKYLHMGIPVTNKKPGMVYVDAMKLWMSNPDDYDYKIEYLKFEEGGPFPEIMHKNPHVAFQVDDAEPYLAEADQIIFGPVSNPDGSRMAFIIKDDTILELLEKK
- the lsrF gene encoding putative aldolase (Evidence 3 : Function proposed based on presence of conserved amino acid motif, structural feature or limited homology; Product type pe : putative enzyme); this translates as MADTQGNKLAKNYHLGVARDDEAFFVKGASHCDWGMKSRLARMFNPVSGNTVMLAFDHGYIMGPTAGLERLDVTVPPLIPHVDVLMGTRGALRTCVSPASRKPVCLRVNYDASVLYDDMSVGGGIACDIRNAVRMHADCMAVQTFVGAPGEKNSLELLARTVDAGTDYGIPTLGVVAVGKDMVRDEKFFLLATRLLAENGAQLVKSYYCDGFERVAAACPVPIVIAGGKKLPEAEALAMCARAIAEGARGVDMGRNIFQAESPAAMCRTVAKVVHEGFSAAEAHALYLELLHS
- a CDS encoding conserved hypothetical protein (Evidence 4 : Homologs of previously reported genes of unknown function) yields the protein MKMKKFINAPENLTVELLEGFVAANRDTVSLVPDRMVVNNKLKDAKRVTIVTQGGAGHEPAISGFVGEGMVDVSVVGDIFAAPGPQACVDAIKLADKGKGVLYIVLNHAGDMLTGNLTMKEAAKQNLKVVKIVTQEDVSNATRDNADDRRGLVGCIPTYKIAGAAAAEGRSLEDVAAVAQRFADNMATLAVAVRGATHPSTGSMLADLGEDEMEIGMGQHGEGGGGRQSMKTADETAEIMINGLLADLAITNGEKVMLILNGTGATTLMELFILYRRCEQLLKAKGVTIVANYVGELLTVQEQAGFQMFMARMDDELLRLWNAPCNTPYFKR
- a CDS encoding conserved hypothetical protein (Evidence 4 : Homologs of previously reported genes of unknown function), yielding MLLSKPQLAAMLLRAAALWREHQALLSDIDSRFGDGDHGVTIGKIANLIDSSVAGWDGQPVGEFLAALGDGIMAIGGGSAGPLYGTLIGSLAGPLDGAAAIDATMLKAMLRESRDGLFAITKARTGDKTMMDALIPAVDAAVAAEDDFGLILAAAARAAAAGAEATEGLVSRFGRARSYGDKTLGTRDAGACSTALFFQGLSEGFSA